In Arthrobacter ramosus, one DNA window encodes the following:
- a CDS encoding thymidine kinase — protein sequence MAELIFFSGTMDCGKSTLALQMDYNHRARGRGGVRFSCNDRAGGSVISSRLGLQTDAVEVIDTTDFWDEVVRRRTTGLKVDYLICDEAQFYSPGQVEQLARVVDEMGVDVFAFGITSDFRTRLFPGSQRFVELADRVQVLQVEALCWCGRRATHNARTVDGIMVVEGEQVVVGDVARDADRAEATPEQVDASHPVVGYETLCRRHYMRRVTAHGANLMASRDQLLPFDVDACLWHGAS from the coding sequence GTGGCTGAGCTTATTTTCTTCTCCGGAACCATGGACTGCGGCAAGTCCACCCTTGCTTTGCAGATGGACTACAACCACCGTGCACGCGGCCGGGGCGGGGTGCGCTTCAGTTGCAACGACCGCGCCGGCGGCTCCGTCATCTCCAGCCGGCTCGGGCTCCAGACGGACGCCGTGGAAGTCATTGACACCACCGATTTCTGGGACGAAGTTGTCCGACGCCGGACCACGGGCCTCAAGGTGGACTACCTGATCTGTGATGAAGCCCAGTTCTACTCACCCGGGCAAGTGGAACAGCTGGCGCGCGTGGTTGATGAGATGGGCGTCGACGTGTTCGCATTCGGAATCACGTCCGACTTCCGCACCCGGCTGTTCCCCGGATCCCAGCGTTTCGTGGAGCTCGCGGACAGGGTCCAGGTCCTGCAGGTCGAAGCCCTCTGTTGGTGCGGCCGCCGGGCAACACACAATGCGCGGACCGTGGACGGCATCATGGTGGTCGAAGGCGAGCAGGTCGTGGTGGGAGACGTTGCCAGGGATGCCGACAGGGCGGAAGCTACCCCGGAGCAAGTCGACGCGTCGCACCCGGTCGTCGGATACGAGACCCTATGCCGCAGGCACTACATGCGCCGGGTCACGGCACACGGGGCCAACCTCATGGCGAGCCGGGATCAGTTGCTGCCGTTCGACGTCGACGCTTGCCTTTGGCACGGCGCTAGCTGA
- the sepH gene encoding septation protein SepH: MRDLRLVGVHDDGGHLLLSGTGGEMFQLPIDEALRVAASRTPAQVAARASITPVAMSPRDIQSRIRSGATAAEVAELSGLPLANVQRYEGPVLAEREYIAQQARKVEVAAPAPGQDTYRAAFGDEPASLGEMVAHRLRAHGIDSSTVEWDSWRRIDGTWTVVARFETKPGSLESIGEEPPAMWTFHPARKSIQNANRWAQQLSELEPLDGPVPARRLAAVSDRPFDFEADAGTAARAAAAAATKEADGLLDMLRSRRGQRLGLDEDSDDALALLLSSGVPAAHPRPGDIEDGLADSETGDQEPADTDTDEPVEAEPAASRRDARASMLSRLSLAPKHDDTEDDSLHLHDGVSTDTREITVIPGALRPVTMLRGRNDNDTQTGQDEARTPGAASPRAGLDELLGGAPRREREEPKPSRAGQKDEESSDAGAAERQPSRPKRSSIPSWDEIVFGTRGD, encoded by the coding sequence AGCCGGACACCTGCCCAGGTGGCCGCACGCGCTTCCATTACGCCCGTCGCCATGTCCCCCCGTGACATTCAGTCACGTATCCGCAGCGGCGCTACAGCCGCGGAAGTGGCGGAGCTGTCAGGCCTGCCGCTCGCCAACGTGCAGCGCTATGAGGGTCCGGTGCTTGCCGAGCGCGAGTACATCGCCCAGCAGGCCCGCAAAGTCGAAGTCGCTGCCCCGGCCCCCGGCCAGGACACCTACCGCGCGGCGTTCGGCGACGAACCCGCAAGCCTGGGCGAAATGGTTGCACACCGGCTCAGGGCCCACGGGATCGATTCCTCTACGGTGGAATGGGATTCCTGGCGCAGGATCGATGGCACGTGGACCGTCGTCGCACGCTTCGAAACCAAGCCAGGCAGCCTGGAAAGCATCGGCGAAGAGCCACCCGCGATGTGGACCTTCCATCCCGCCCGCAAATCCATCCAGAATGCCAACCGCTGGGCCCAGCAGCTCAGCGAACTGGAACCCCTTGATGGACCTGTACCGGCCCGGCGGCTCGCGGCCGTCTCCGACCGGCCTTTTGACTTCGAGGCCGACGCCGGGACCGCCGCCCGTGCGGCCGCTGCCGCTGCGACGAAGGAAGCCGATGGGCTCCTTGACATGTTGCGCTCGCGTCGCGGACAGAGACTGGGACTTGACGAAGACAGTGACGACGCTTTGGCGCTGCTTCTGAGCAGCGGCGTTCCGGCTGCGCATCCGCGGCCCGGCGACATCGAAGACGGACTTGCGGACAGCGAAACAGGCGACCAAGAGCCAGCCGACACAGACACGGACGAGCCGGTTGAAGCCGAACCCGCCGCCAGCCGCCGTGACGCGCGTGCATCCATGCTGTCGCGGCTGAGCCTGGCCCCGAAGCATGACGACACGGAAGACGACTCCCTCCATCTTCACGACGGCGTCAGCACGGACACCCGTGAAATCACGGTGATCCCCGGTGCCCTGCGCCCTGTGACCATGTTGCGCGGCAGGAACGACAACGACACGCAGACCGGCCAGGACGAGGCACGAACCCCGGGAGCAGCATCACCGCGGGCGGGCCTGGACGAACTGCTCGGCGGGGCTCCCCGGCGGGAACGCGAAGAGCCGAAGCCCAGCCGTGCCGGCCAGAAGGATGAAGAATCTTCCGACGCGGGGGCGGCCGAGCGCCAGCCGTCACGGCCCAAGCGCTCCAGTATTCCCAGCTGGGATGAAATCGTCTTCGGGACGCGCGGAGACTAG